AAAAAAGTCAGTAACCTCCTCAATTTCCCAATCCTGGACAGGTCTGAAAAATCTAACATCCCAATGAACCTCTCCATTAGAGTAACTCATCAACTCTGAAATTGATGTCTGTTGATTAACAGCCAATCTGAAAACAACAGGAAAAGCTCTAAACAGTGCATTCTCACTACACCAAACATCAAACCagaattgaactcttgaaccaTCATCTACCACAAATTTGACTTGTTTCACAAAATAATCTCATCCTTTCCTTTCCATAAGCTCACACCATAAGGCCCTCTACTCTCCTTAGCACACCATACCCCACAATCACTCTCATACTTCCAATCGATCACGcgtcttcccccccccccccccccccccccccccccccccaaaaaaaaaaaaacaacaacaacaaacaacGCTTCCTCTTCCCTATaatatctccacaaccacttccccaacaatgccttattaaaactacacaattgtgcttattataaaaacttttattctcttcaataGTTTTGTGTGGGAGAAAGACAAATTATCTGGTGAAAActtttttctctccgtacactcCCTTCGTGCCTGCATGCATGCACCTTACTCTCACTCCGGCGCCTCTCGCCGGAGCTGATTTCTCTCTTCCATCTCTATAATCCTCCTCCCTTCCTCAccttttcccttatcttttttctctcaccctctctctttctcccctgTTTTTTCTGCAATGGAGAACATTAGACATTTTTCTGTGGAGTCCAAAACTTTTGTTTTCTCGAAGGTGGGAGCAAATTGTTTTCGTATTCTAGAGAAAAGCAGATGCATGGCTCTTTTTTTGCTTATCAATGGGGCGGCGGCTTCATGGGTGGtgaaaatggtggtggaagcTGCCGAGACCAGGTGGCGTgagaatttctttaaaaaaatgaggatCGGCAATGGGTTTCTCACCCTTCATCTACTCAGAAATGCTAGGGGCTGCTATCTCCACCTGGAGGAATTCGTCAATGGCAGAAGAAGAGGCTCCCTAATCATCCCTGAAGGCACCAAGAGTTGTGGATGGGAGGGGTTTGCCTACAACCTCAAAAAGGTGGCTGAACATGAGGCTCTAAGTCGGGTTGGGGAGTTTGCATTCAGGCCATTGGCCATGCCGGCTTCTTATGCCGCGGCTTTATTCGGTGCAATAGGAGAGTGCAGCGCTGTACAGGAGTTGCAGGAAGATAAATCTGGTTGTTGCCTAGTGGTAGTGGAGGGGATCTCTGACAGTGGTACAACATTAGGTGAAATAGAAGGAGTATTTTGGGATGTTAAATCCAAACTTTCGGGTGTACTCCAAGAGATTGCAACTCTGGTGAATAAAGTAGACATGGGACTCGGCATGGTGATGGGACGGAGTAAGGTGCGCACGTCTGTCTCGCTCCAGCCAATCTCAGAAGGTTGTTTTCCCATTATGGGAGGGAAAGCCTCTGCATGTGCAGAGATAACTGAAGGTTGTGGGGCTTTGGTAAGCACACGGCCTCTCGGGCCTTTGTTTGCCTCTGGGCCGAACGGGCCTCAAAGCCCACAGAGGGCAAAATATGTTTTAAACCCCCACCAGGCCGGTTCCCCCATTCGGGCTTCAAGGCCAGTTCACCCACCCGGTTCCCAGCAGGCCCCTTCTACACGGGCCTTGACCCCACTCACTCGGGCTTTAAGCCCAAGCCCTCGGCCCGCTCCCCAGACGGGTTCCCCCTCTCGGGTCTAGCCCGTGACCCGGAAGGACCCTTCAACACACGGATCTCGGTCCCGTGACCCGCTTTCAGGCTCCCTCAACCAAACCCCGCCGGCAATCACGCCGGCCACCCCGTCAGCATCGCAGAAAGTGCCGACTAGCTCTGGCGACCCTACCGGCGTAGTCAAAGCATCGCCTAAACCCACTAAGGTGGCAAGTACGCCTCCAACAGAGTTGCCCACGGAGGAAAACGACGTCACCGTCGATCCTCTCGCCTCCGTGGGCCCGAATCCGGCACAGAAGCTTCCGATCTGTCCTTTGGAAGCTACTGGGTTCACTTCCGAGGGCCATTTCTCCTCCGGGAATGAAGATCACTCCTCACCAGCAGTTCGGTTTGCTCCTTCCTTGATGGATTCCTCTGAGTTTACCTCCAGGGTACTTTGTACGCTTGAGGAAGAGGTTGAACTTGGTTTTGAAGTGGGAGAAGAAGGGGAGGCAGATTTAGGGTCAAGCCTTTTGGTACCTTTCACTGATATGGGGATTGAAGGGGATGTTGTGGGGAATGAAGGGGATGATCCCAGCCCACTTTGCTCGTTGCCCCCAGCATTGCCGTGGTCTGACCCACAAACAGATTGGGTGCTGAAGAAGGTAGAGGACATTCAGCATTGCGCAGGGATTTCTTGCGTCGGCTTCGAGGACCAGTTGACAGCATTGTTCACAGCCATTGCAGCAGAGCAGTCTCACCACCTCCAATCCGCCAGTAAAAGGGAAAGGGAATTACAGAGACTTTCATGTTCTGTAAATTATGATTGAGAAGGTAGCGCTAGCCGGGAAAGAATTACTGATAGGGTGACCTTAGGTGATCCATGAAGCCCAAAATCCTCTTATGGAATGTTCGGGATTTAAACAACCCGAACAAACGCCTTAGGGTGAAGAACCTAATCCGGGATTGGAAGGTGGACATCATTTGTTTACAGGAGACCAAATTGAAGTACGTAGACAGGAATATTGTTAGAAGTTTATGGAATTGCGCTTATGCGGGATGGACTAGCTTGCCTTCCAAGGGCGCTTCAGGGGGCATTATtgtgatgtgggataagagaGTTGTTGATTTGGTGGAAGAATCCATTGGGGAATTTTTGGTTGCATGTTTCTTTAAATCTTTGGAGGATGGGTTCGCGTGGGGctttgcaggtgtttatggcCCGAATAATGATAATAGCAGGAAGCTTCTTTGGGACGAGATCGCTGGCTTGTGTAGTTGGTGGGAGGGTCCTTGGTGCATTGGAGGCGATTTCAACATCACTCGGTTCTCGAGTGAAAGGTCGGGGGACTCTAACTCGGGATCAGCCATGGCTGATTTCTCAGCTTTAATCTTCGATCTGGACTTGCTTGATCTACCCCTAGGGGGGGTGACTATACTTGGTCAAATGGGAGGGCATGGTCTCGCCTGGACAGATTTATGGTCTCTCCGTCTTGGGAGACACATTTCCCCACCCTTTGTCAGAAGCGCCTTCCCAGGCTTTGCTCAGATCACTTTCCACTCATGTTGGATTGTGGAGGTATTCACGAGGGGCGGAGAtacttcaaatttgagaatatgtggctgaaGGTGGAGGGATTTATGGACAAAATCAGATCTTGGTGGTCCTCTTATCAGATTTCGGGCACCCCCAGTTTTGTTTTAGCCGGAAAACTTAAATTCTTGAAAAATGACCTAAGAACATGGAATTTGGAAACCTTCGGGAATCTAAATAACCAAAGACACACTCTTTTTCAGGAACTGCAGCTCTTGGAGGACAAAGAAGCATCTGTGGCCCTCACGGCTGaggagaaggaaaggaaaacggTGGTGATAGCCGAACTGGAAAAAATCACGCTCTTGGAGGAGATATCCTGGAGACAAAAATCACGAGCcctttggttgaaagaaggggacAAGTGCACTAAATTCTTCCATAGTGTCGCCAATTCCCATAGACGAACCAACGCCATTGAGGTTTTACATTCCGACGGGAGGATTATCTCCAACAGGGCAACCATCAAGGAGCACATCGTGCACTTTTACGACCAGTTGCTTAAAGAGCAACATTCCTGGCGGCCTAAGGTAGATGGGTTAACTTTTGACTCTATTGATGCATCAAGTGCAGCGTGGTTAGAAAGGCagtttgaggaagaggaagtgcttaaagtTTTAAAAGGGATGGAAAAAGACAAGGCCCCAGGCCCCGACGGTTTcactatggctttctttcaagctAGCTGGGACATCGTCAAAGAGGACATTATGAAGGTTTTTTTCGAATTTCACTCTTTcctgaaatttgagaaaagtctcaATGCCTCCTTTATCGCCCTTATTCCAAAAAAGGCAAGCTCGGTAGAGGTGCAGGATTTTCGCCCCATTAGCTTGGTGAGTGgggtttacaaaattatttccaaagTGCTAGCCCAGCGGATGAGCACTGTTATGGGAAAGATCATATCAAAgtctcaaaatgcctttgtgaaaGGGAGGCAAATTCTCGACTCCGTTCTAATTGCCAACGAATGCTTAGAAAGTCGGGTCAAATCTGGTATTCCGGGTATCCTGTGCAAGCTGGATATGGAGAAAGCTTTTGATCATGTAAACTGGGAGTTGTTGATACACATACTTGGCAGGTACGGTTATGGGGAAAGGTGGTGTCAATGGATGAAACATTGTATCTCAACTGTCAGATTCTCCGTTTTGATGAACGGCACTCCCGAAGGCTTCTTCAATAGCTCCCGGGGCCTACGGCAAGGAGACCCTTTATCACCTCTCATTTTCATCTTagtaatggatgttttaagcaaAATGTTACATAGAATGGTGGAGGGTGGTCACATCTCGGGTTTCTCAGTGGGCGGCTCCACCCATGGTAATCTCTctatttctcatcttctctttgcCGACGACACACTGATCTTTTGCGAGCCAGACCCTGATCAGATCCGCTCTCTTAGGGCTCTATTGCTCTGTTTCGAAGCCGTCTCTGGACTCAAGGTCAACCTTGCAAAATCTGAAATGGTTCAAGTCGGTGAGGTCGACAATCTAAGTGAGTTGGCTGTTTTTCTGGGCTGCAAGGTTTCATCCTTGCCTATGAAATATCTAGGTCTCCCTTTGGGGGCCTCCCACAAATCCAAGTCAATGTGGGATGGGGTGGTCGAGAAAATTGAACGTAAACTTGCGGGATGGAAACGACTTTATCTATCCAAAGGTGGTAGAgtcactcttattaagagcactctATCTAATCTTCCCActtatttcctctctcttttcccctTGCTTGCAGGTGTGGCACATAGATTGGAGAAGACCTTCCGCGATTTCCTATGGGGTAGTTTGGAAGATGTGAAAAAATTCCACTTGATTAAATGGGAAAAAGTATGCACACCCATGGAAAATGGTGGATTGGGGCTCCGAAACTTGAGAATTCTCAACAGGGCACTACTTGGtaaatggctatggagataccATAGGGAACGAGACGCCCTTTGGAGAGAAATTATCGACAGCAAATATGGGAGCTTGAGAGGTGGTTGGTGTTCCAATGCAGTAAGAGGGGCTTATGGCGTAGGTGTGTGGAAATTCATACGCAATGGCTGGGAAGCTTTTTTTGCTAATTGCAGATTGGTGGTGGGAAGGGGCAATCAAGTTAGTTTTTGGCATGACACTTGGTGTGGCGAGTTTGCTTTGAAGATCACTTTTCCTTCCCTGTACAGGATTGCGTCTGATAAGGAGGCCACAGTTGCTGATAACTCCGACAGCTCTTCTACCTTCATGCATTGGTCAGTAAGATTCACCCGagcggcacaagattgggaattgGGAGACATAGCTGATTTCTACAGCGCGTTACAAGCATTGAAGTTGCATGCTGATAGAGAAGATCACCTCCTTTGGTCGCCCACGGGAAATGCACGTTTCTCAGTACGTTCCTTTTACAAGGTACTCTTGGCACACCCCTCCACTGcattcccttggaagagcatttggaggactAAGGCACCTTTAAAAGTGGCCTTCTTCGTATGGCTAGCATCTCACGGGAGTATACTGACTATCGATAAACTGAGAAGACGTGGCCTCTACctaatggattggtgctttatgtgcaaaCACAACAGCGAGAGAGCGGACCATTTACTTCTTCATTGTGAAGCTGTCACGGCATTATGGGATGACATCTTTACAAGACTAGGCTTggcatgggtaatgcctagAAAGGTGGTTGAtcttttggcttgttggagaGGAATCCGGGGCAAGGGGCAGATCGCAGACATTTGGAAAATGGTGCCACTTtgcctaatgtggtgcacatggaccGAGAGGAATAGTCGCTGTTTCGAGGATAAGGAGCGATCTCCGGAAGGCTTTAGGGCTTTCTTTTACCACACTTTAGTTTTATGGGCATCCTCTATTGTACTGAATGACACTTCTTTTTCTGAACTTTACGCTGCTCTTTGCACCTCTTAGCCTGTAGCAAGGCTCTTTGTATaccccctgtgtacttgggccttgcccttttcatttctaatatatttcttcttacttatcaaaaaaaaaaattgtgcttATTATATCTTGTTCACAGTATGATATGAAGAGATCATTCGATGTCATATAATGCAACAATTGAGAAATACACATAAAATGGTGAAGCTTGAAAACTttggatttatttaattaatcacTCTGTTTATTTGAGACCATAGAATCCTAAAGTTGGTTAGTTATACTTCAAATTTCTTTCAAAATAACAAGGGAtccttaaaatttatttttagtactTGATAAAAGActgtaaaaaaatacatgacagtacaaaaatttatatgaaCTGTACCATTTTTGCTAGTGTTGTCTTAAATATAtcatttagaaaaattctaaacataagcaCACAgcccacacaccacacaccacattttttttatttttttcttttaccaaatgtttgatatatggataatgagtagaagaattcaattagtttaagaagaataaactcaaaaaaaattttaaagaaaattttaaaaaataaaaaaatatgtggtgtgtggtgtgtgggcTTATGTGTAGTAAAACTCTTATCATTTAATATGAAAAGTTTTATTGTAGACGAATAATGTGATGTATTTGTAACacatttatcattaaaaaaaatgtatttacagAACATgttatttatcataaaaaaagtaaaataatattattttttcagctCCATCTATTTGTATGTGtattataaaatcataattttttttttaaactttaagaaaatgataaatttattattttttataactattttacaacttaaaattaaatttattattgatGAAATGATAGATTTTCTCAGTTGTATCAAATGTATGATAGGTTATTAAGCGGCGGAGATAGTTGCAGgttattaaactttttattttcagtatTTATCAACAGCTTTACTGCATTCTTGAGTGAAGAGGTCCATTTCCAGCGACCGTTGGGTCGCCCTAAAGGTGAAGGATAAGAGGAGGACCTCTAGGGTTTCGAAGTTGCCTGAGCTGCAATGCACTTGTGGAACACTCTAATTGACGAACATTTCTGGGAATCGGAAAGCGGCAGTGTTGTTATCTTCTACCTATGCTTTCAATTTTGATAGGTATTTCATATTCTGGAAGAAAAGGCAATCCTTTGTTCTTAAGAAATTTGATGCTATTATTATCTGAAAGTATGAAAAACTAGTCTTTGTTCTGTTTATTCATTTGGTATGTAGAATGCATATTCTTGTTATGATGTGAAGTTAGGTCTAGGAATGGAAAATATTCTATATCATGATTCTCTCAATTTGACATAAAAGAATAGTTGAGAACGCTTGTATATTCACACCTTTCTGATGAGTATGATTCCATCAATATTATTATGCTAAAAGATTCAGTTACGTCTTTGAATTATAGTATTGTCCCCAGGAATTCAGGATGTGAAGTGGCTACATTTTCGTTTTGAGAGAATTAAAACACATTAGTAATCCATTTTTATCAACATATATGGTAGCAATTTAAACGTTGGTATCTTATGCTTATCACTGCCGTTTTCATCCTCTCTCTCAATTTGGCTGGATTTTTTGTTCCAGTTTGATAAAATGTTGACCTGATTTCTTATGTTTGTGATTCTGCTATTGCTTGAAGTGAATGAAATTTCAGATTGTATTTGTTCTGGTGCAAAATGACAAAAGAAATTGATTCTCTTACTTTCTACTTCTATGCCATTGCATTTGAACTGTAATGCATGCTTAGTCTCTTGAGATTATGTTTGTGCCTTCTGCTTTTCATATGTAGTTCCACTTCACATGCTTGCCAATTTGTCATTGCTTGGTTCAATTCTATAAGTATgaaattttattgttattattgctTGAGTTCCAAACTTTTCTTTTCTAGGTGATGATGACAACTCTTTTACAACTCattttacaatcaaccaatgtAATAGTgtcacttcattaaaaataattgtgatATTACATACTTACCCTCTATTCGAAATAGagttataaaatagttgtaaataaagtgcatgttttgtcatttttctatcttttttgaCAAGTTTCCAAAGTTTCAAACTGATCTACCATGCTTATCAAAAGACCAGATTTGGGCTTTCTTTCCAGCATGCTTACAGATTTGGACTCTCGTTTAATCAGCTTTTTGAGAAGGTGTGCTGGAAATGGAAAACACAGACACAGAGCAGGAAACAGAGTCTTCATCGAGAGGGGTTTTCAAGTTACTTGGAGAACCTGCGATAGTTATTAATGGGGTGCCCCACATGCCCCCAAATAACAGCACTCCTGTTCTCTCTAACACAGTAAATAATGCAGAATTGAATGGGAATACAGTTTTCGGTGACTGGTTGGAAGGGCGGACTGTTCAAAAGTTGTTCGGGGAGCAATATTATTCTGGTATGGTTACTGAGTTTGACAAAGAGTCAGGGTGGTACAGAGTGGTATATGAAGATGGTGACTTTGAAGATCTTGACTGGAATGAGTTGGAAGAGGTGCTTCTGCCCTTGGACATAACAGTTCCACTGAGATCGTTAGCACTGAAGACTATCAGGAGAAGCAAGAAAGTTGTCAACAAATCCGGGAAAGGTGTTGGTCATTCTCGAATCAGTAAAGCCAAAAATGTTGCGAGTAAGGGAAAGAAAATTTCAGAGCATGAAGAGGCAAAGGTTGACAAACCTCAATTGTTCGTAGAGGGTAAGCAGGAATAGGTTGCaccattttaataaaatgataattggAAGATTGGCGTTGTAAGATGGACAGAACAAAATTATGTGACTCAGGAGAAGCAGCCTAAATGTGAATAGCTGTTGTTACATGGTAAACTTGGGACTGAGAATCCGATGATTTTAGTCCGAATGTTTGCTGTGTTTGTAGTTTGTGAATTTCGGTGCAAATGTAGTGGAATCGGCAAAACTGACTGTACTTGTATCGAACCTTTTTCAaatgttcagcaatgaataAGAAATAACAACTTCCATGCGATGTTCTCCTTAATTCGCATTGTGGCATTAGGTATTTTTATTTCCACATCACTCAAAACAGAAAAGAGGaaatgaaagagaagaaaatcaaCACTCCTAGGAGACTGTAGGGGTGGCAATTCGTGTTTGCTggtcatgtttatgttatgtcaagttattagtattagtcttgtttggatgttaagaatgttaagatgagactgagatgaaaaatctgtgaatagtaatgaaatggttcgtgaataatagtgaaatggtttgagttaaagatgttttatagagttttagaaaatgagagaaaaagttaaataaaaatattataaagttaaaatattgttataatataattttaaatataatttttattttgggattttagaaagtttaattattttttgtgttttgtttgaaagtttagaaaagttataattattatgtaatgattaaatgaaaaagttgaatatttgaaattgaaaaatgtttgtatttgagtaatatttaaatattgcaATGAGagattcatctcatctctacaTCCAAAAGAACTCTTaactatatggatcaactcgaACATAACTCATTTAATTTAAGGGGTGGATCTTAAAATCCTAATATAACCTATATAAATAATGTATGACACAACATGACCCGCTTAACCTatttaataataagattttCTTGGATTAACTTGGATccgatttatttaatttatttcaactcatttcatataaatggATTGAGATAaccaatatatttattttttaaaatcttaattaatataattttatatataatataaggttaactatataaatcattcaCACTTACAACTGgatgcataataaaatattttattatcaatatcgaaattaataatatataataaaattacatattaacaaaAATACATATGATAGCTTGAAATATTATATTGTTAAatacttatattaatattatatcccAACAACAAAAGAAGgcatataaaactaaaaatttatcaaatttgaaaatagaaCTTATTCGAATTATACGGGTTGATTTTTAGTTTCGTGAGTTGACCTGTTTATTAATCATATCTTATcaaattaatttgttttgatCCAAAGATAATGTCATATATTGACACCCTAATGAGAGTGGGTTGGAAGGGTTACGAGGGAGGTCTCTCGTTGGCCACACTTGTGGGTTGACATATGGAGTAGCTTCAACACAAATTCACAatgctttgtaaaagctaattCAAGAAgaaactatttttattgattggaATAACCTAAACCCTAcagtttttttgaaaaatggaaaaaccaTAAGAATAAAGAGTTATTAGATAATCTCATAATATGGACACGTGTTGCTTCTATCCCACCATATTAGTAAATGGAAAAATCTAAATACAACTATTCActaatatgtacattaatataatatgattggttaaaaagtagattttattgaaaacaatactaatttaaattttgaatatgaacgaATCGGTATTTATACGCAGATGAGTATGTAACTTtacttgtacgtaacaaaactcttaataaatttaattacatGATCTTTTGTCATTTATACTCTAGAATATTTAATAacatttttcaaagcagtaggtTAGACGAAGCATTGAGAACTCTCGACTTACCGTACTGGAAACTAGTGTCACCCATGCCCAAAGCCATTTAATTTTCATGTCACTCGAAACATTTATTTCATGAAGAGGTTGGAAGAacattatttcatctcatctcattatcataattttttcatattctcatataaaataatataaagaattcaactttttcaaatctaaaaataatattattaaaaaaatatattctaacaatattttattttatttttaattttcatctcaactaatctcatttcatctgtaAAAACAAACGAGGTATTTGAATTGCATTTCTCGAGATAGGAATAACATGTGTTTGATGGAATGCTTGAATCATCTCCTTGGTCTAATGTACGTTGGTATTTAGTACCATTACTTGGCAATAAGAAATGGGTTTGTTGAAAATGTTTTGTCGGCAGCTCAGGGTCTGAAAGTGTTAGTACCATCCTTTTTGCCATCATCTTTCCATCATCTTCTAATGTGACTTAAGTGATTGAGAAATTATTTATCAATCATTACCTATCGTCCAATCATTAGATGCCACATAAGGGAATGATTAAAATATGATGGATAATAGTTTTTCGATTACTTAGTGCCATATTTGAAGACAGCGTGAGGATGATAACAAATAAGAAAAGGATAAATACCACTTGTCTAGTTAAATATGTAGTCTTTTAGAAGATATGCTTGTGTTTTGAGTAACTATTATAGTCGAGCTGAGCCCAATGAATTTAGGTTCATGAGCCTTTCACGGGAAGTGGAGCCCTTGGGCATTGGAGAACTGCTCACTGCCAAACAATTCAATTGAATTTCATGGAACTACAAGTCACACTACGAAAGTAAAGCACCTACTCAACTTCAATATTTCCCTTTAATTGAGTTTCAACTTCCGAAAGTGGGAGAGCAAGTAGGAAGAATGAACAACTTCACTTTTCTGCTGGTTTGTGCCGAAGGATACAAGAAAAGTAAGAACTTAAGAGAGCATCCATATTATATGCTAAGCAACATACGCTACAATTTCATTTGGACACTCATGACTGAATCAAACCatgttttttataagaaaaaaatggtTGCCTATGGGGCAAAGTCtggtttataagaaaaaaatggtTGCCTATGGGGCAAAGTCTCCCCTGCAGAACCTATAGACGAGCACGCAGGCACAAAGAATTTCTCAACCAACAGAATGAAATCAAACAAAGATACATGGAAAGTCAACGAAGTCAAAACGAACTAAACAGAGCTAGAAAACAGCAAAAATCAACCAAAGAGACTGAGAACCCCAAACATAGTCACACGGCAAGGGAGCGATATGGTCGAATAGACTTCGAATTACAATGCCAGCAAGTTGAACGGACATGAAGAGTTGAATTGGCACCACTGCACTAAAGGCAAGTTTTCTAGAGTAATCCACGATCGGAACTACCAAGTACCAAGGCTCTGGTAATGGCAGCAACAGCATGACATGACAAGGCTAGCACACTCAAAGGCTAGTGTGGGAGGGAGAAAGGAGGAGAGAAAGATAAAACCCAAAATGAAACCCTAAGATGAATCccatcttttaatatatatatatatatatatatataaaggaccCGCCCATCCGCCTGGGGCCTTTCCCTTTCACTAAGTTAAATAAATATCCTTGCTATGTGAATCAGTACGGGAGGCTGGATTCACCGAGCAACCCACATTACAAGGGCGCCGAAGCCTATCTTCAAGGTCAACACAAACATTAGTCCTTCACATGTTCTAATTATTGAAACATTAATAAGAGATAATATGCTTCTCCAAAACATGAAAACTGAATTCCAAGATGCCctagaaaaattttcttataaaagagAATTTCCCAAAATGCCACCAGATATGTGGATGACAAGGGAGGGACCCAAAACAATTACTGGAGAACCCGCAGCAAGATTTGATTATTGAGACAGAAGCTCCTGTTCTTCTTGATAAATGCATTCATTGCTTCAGTCTGTGAAGGAAACTTTACTGTTGCCATTCTAATGGGATCCCGGAATCCAGCTCTGCAAAGGTATAACCAAGGATTCACCACACCATATAACTCTTACCATTATTTAAGGAACAAACACCAGTTTATCTCGTTTTGAAAGTACTAGGCATAAACCTTAGGAATATGTCAATTGAGGATGCATCATATTCACAACCGGTCAGGAAACGCTCCACATCTTCTGGAAGGGCATTTCGGGGGATTCCTTGTAGTAAAACCTGATGGAAAATGTAAGTCCAAGTTATATCATTAGATGTGTtgtagtaaaataatatatatatatatatatatatatagagagagagagagagagagagagacgtgctCACgcacgcgcgcgcgcacacacacacaagaaCAACTGCTTTACCCAGAAGTCTTCAAATGcagaaagaatatttttatgataAGTCAAGTCCAGAAAGAATGATATGAAATGCAGATAACATAAAAATTCTAACAGGTTTTAGAATTCCAAGTTCCCTATTTTTATGGCATACTTTTAAGGTAGAGAAATAGAAGCTCAATGCCTAAGTTGAAACATCTTTGCAGAGCCGGCCTCAGGTTTCTGACAGAAGGCAATCAGTACCAAATGACAACatcttttttttgataggttccAAATGACAACATCTACAAGCAGCAGAGataaactaaataaatagaTCAGAGCAGAAGAATCttcagaataaataaatatggctGATGTTTGAACTATTtaaccaaatattattttgaagagttTTATCGTAAGTAATTATTTTCAAGAGTTAGGAAGCGAAATCCTTAAAACTGCAATAATTCTTCAAGATAGTTGGCACGTACTACATTTGTAATGGGCCCTTCCAATGACTGAATTCGAGA
This genomic interval from Carya illinoinensis cultivar Pawnee chromosome 10, C.illinoinensisPawnee_v1, whole genome shotgun sequence contains the following:
- the LOC122279087 gene encoding dirigent protein 17-like; the encoded protein is MENTDTEQETESSSRGVFKLLGEPAIVINGVPHMPPNNSTPVLSNTVNNAELNGNTVFGDWLEGRTVQKLFGEQYYSGMVTEFDKESGWYRVVYEDGDFEDLDWNELEEVLLPLDITVPLRSLALKTIRRSKKVVNKSGKGVGHSRISKAKNVASKGKKISEHEEAKVDKPQLFVEGKQE